A single region of the Bifidobacterium asteroides DSM 20089 genome encodes:
- a CDS encoding CPBP family intramembrane glutamic endopeptidase, producing the protein MQQAHHASSDSSATDPIEADAGRRGGLSPSPGPLRSWSAQVRRGVDLQSLYALVYLVVANLIAGVLNLPSVAAALGIARQPGLGDLLGDLVMLVFLFGTRGQDLLGRGSNPVRYKARTNPGPAVLIGAILLIMLASSIETGFTWVVNQGSQALGLVYHSTTSQIAAGQHGFLSPLDTAILVPVVEEFLLRGVVMGRLRPFGRTFAIVTSSFIFACLHGDITQSLFTFLLGLVLGFIAMEYSILWSMALHIFNNLVLADAMMWLTQTVPARTGTMINQGMTLLGLVGGLVVLWVIRGQLADHLRADRSPSGTYKGWISLGLAVLVVLAVVNAAQRFSLA; encoded by the coding sequence ATGCAGCAAGCACATCACGCATCATCAGATTCGAGCGCCACAGATCCGATCGAGGCGGATGCGGGCAGACGGGGAGGATTGAGCCCATCTCCAGGGCCCTTACGTTCATGGAGCGCCCAGGTGCGTCGTGGGGTGGACCTGCAATCCCTCTACGCTCTGGTGTACTTGGTGGTGGCCAACCTGATCGCAGGTGTTCTGAATCTACCCTCGGTGGCCGCGGCCCTGGGCATTGCCCGTCAGCCAGGGCTGGGCGATCTGCTGGGAGATCTGGTCATGCTGGTCTTTCTCTTTGGCACCCGCGGCCAGGATCTGCTCGGCCGCGGCTCCAACCCGGTACGGTACAAGGCTCGGACCAATCCCGGCCCGGCCGTGCTGATCGGGGCCATCCTACTGATCATGCTGGCCAGCAGCATTGAGACCGGCTTCACCTGGGTGGTCAACCAGGGATCCCAGGCACTGGGGCTGGTCTACCATTCCACCACCTCCCAGATCGCAGCGGGCCAGCATGGGTTCCTGTCGCCCCTGGACACGGCAATCCTGGTCCCAGTCGTCGAGGAGTTCCTGCTGCGCGGCGTGGTCATGGGCAGGCTCAGACCCTTTGGACGGACCTTCGCCATCGTCACCTCCTCCTTCATTTTCGCCTGCCTGCACGGGGACATCACCCAGAGTCTGTTCACCTTCCTGCTGGGTCTGGTTCTGGGTTTCATCGCCATGGAATACTCCATCCTCTGGTCCATGGCTCTGCATATCTTCAACAACCTGGTCCTGGCTGACGCCATGATGTGGTTGACCCAGACGGTGCCGGCCCGCACCGGCACGATGATCAATCAGGGAATGACCCTTCTGGGCCTGGTTGGGGGGCTGGTCGTCCTTTGGGTGATTCGGGGACAACTGGCAGACCACCTGCGCGCCGATCGCTCACCCTCCGGCACCTATAAGGGCTGGATCTCCCTTGGGTTGGCCGTGCTGGTGGTCCTGGCTGTGGTCAATGCGGCCCAGCGCTTCTCTCTGGCTTGA
- a CDS encoding C1 family peptidase gives MTSALTPLDQTRLEDLCTAFDEREANHAAMNAVTQVGIDEVAHNYNRSRLLQHRFSVSIDNGTVTSQAHSGRCWLFSSLNAARFVARKALNIDDESTANPMGDFELSQNYAMYYDKLERVNYFLRDVAALVRAGEPVDSQLMRFLMGDVMGDGGQWIMAMNIYKKYGAVPKQFYPETASSQDTSQMNTQLRRLLHQATAHMVADPDGIDEIIDRTLEAGHRMLTIHLGTPPTSFDWEWTDKDGVFHRDGRITPQEFWKRYVNAGLEDYVCLVDDPRPEHPKGRKIGIEHLGNVAGGDSTEYLNVPVEVMKDCARRLMSEQGLPVWFGADCHPMMDRKAGQWATDLFEYGRVYGVDFDMDKEQRVRFGDSAQNHAMAFVGVDVADDGRTTNRWRVENSWGGDIANNGYFTMSDDWFSQYVYEVAVPKSMLSEEYRRAFDQEAIMLPAWDPMGALA, from the coding sequence ATGACATCAGCACTGACACCACTGGATCAGACCCGTTTGGAGGACTTGTGCACCGCCTTCGATGAGCGCGAGGCCAACCACGCCGCCATGAACGCCGTCACCCAGGTAGGCATTGACGAAGTGGCCCACAACTATAATCGCTCCCGCCTGCTCCAGCACCGATTTTCGGTCAGCATCGACAATGGCACGGTCACCTCGCAGGCGCATTCCGGCCGCTGCTGGCTCTTCAGCTCGTTGAACGCGGCACGCTTCGTGGCCCGCAAGGCTCTGAACATTGATGACGAAAGCACCGCCAACCCCATGGGTGACTTCGAGCTGTCCCAGAACTACGCCATGTACTACGACAAGCTTGAGCGCGTCAACTACTTCCTGCGCGACGTAGCGGCCCTGGTACGTGCCGGTGAGCCTGTCGACTCCCAGCTCATGCGCTTCCTGATGGGCGATGTCATGGGCGATGGCGGCCAGTGGATCATGGCCATGAACATCTATAAGAAGTACGGCGCCGTGCCCAAGCAGTTCTATCCTGAGACGGCTTCATCCCAGGACACCAGCCAGATGAACACTCAGCTGCGTCGTCTGCTCCATCAGGCCACGGCTCACATGGTGGCCGACCCGGACGGGATTGACGAGATCATCGATAGGACCCTGGAGGCCGGCCACCGTATGCTGACCATTCATCTGGGTACCCCGCCCACCAGCTTCGACTGGGAGTGGACCGACAAGGATGGCGTCTTCCACCGGGATGGGCGGATCACCCCGCAGGAGTTCTGGAAGCGCTACGTGAATGCCGGACTTGAGGACTACGTCTGCCTGGTCGACGACCCGCGCCCCGAGCACCCCAAGGGCCGCAAGATCGGCATCGAGCACCTGGGCAACGTGGCTGGCGGCGATTCCACCGAGTACCTGAACGTTCCGGTGGAGGTCATGAAGGACTGCGCCCGTCGTCTGATGAGCGAACAGGGCCTGCCGGTATGGTTCGGCGCCGACTGCCATCCCATGATGGACCGCAAGGCCGGTCAGTGGGCCACTGACCTGTTTGAGTATGGCCGGGTCTACGGGGTGGACTTCGACATGGATAAGGAGCAGCGGGTGCGCTTCGGCGACTCGGCCCAGAACCACGCCATGGCATTCGTTGGCGTGGACGTGGCCGATGACGGCCGGACCACCAACCGCTGGCGGGTGGAGAACTCCTGGGGCGGGGACATCGCCAACAATGGCTACTTCACCATGAGCGACGACTGGTTCAGCCAGTATGTCTACGAGGTTGCTGTACCCAAGTCCATGCTGTCCGAGGAGTATCGCCGGGCCTTTGACCAGGAGGCCATCATGCTGCCCGCCTGGGATCCCATGGGTGCCTTGGCCTGA